One region of Syntrophobacter fumaroxidans MPOB genomic DNA includes:
- a CDS encoding CAP domain-containing protein, whose translation MKQVLSAFLVLWFLISVSHAYDAARRQPPPPPPRKLMEGAVVPSREERQKARRLYQLARQENRQLRWDECLAGQAFKRAKYIVYQMDKHLGDERFFAHTDPRSEGNPAWSYVYTCYKGRERCAGENLAQGDNTAEITHRNLMNSPTHRENIKNIEYNRVGIACYNYICVELFAGV comes from the coding sequence ATGAAACAGGTTTTGAGTGCCTTTCTCGTGCTGTGGTTTTTGATCTCGGTGTCGCACGCCTATGACGCTGCCCGCCGGCAGCCTCCCCCCCCTCCTCCCAGGAAACTCATGGAAGGTGCCGTCGTCCCGAGCCGCGAAGAGCGGCAGAAGGCCAGGCGCCTATACCAGCTGGCGCGGCAGGAAAACCGGCAGCTGCGTTGGGACGAATGCCTGGCGGGCCAGGCGTTCAAGCGCGCCAAATACATCGTTTACCAGATGGACAAGCATCTCGGGGATGAGAGGTTCTTTGCGCACACGGACCCGAGGAGCGAGGGAAACCCCGCGTGGAGTTACGTCTATACCTGTTACAAAGGCCGGGAACGGTGCGCCGGGGAGAATCTAGCCCAGGGCGACAATACCGCCGAGATCACCCACCGGAACTTGATGAACAGTCCCACGCATCGTGAGAACATCAAAAATATCGAGTATAATCGCGTGGGTATCGCTTGTTATAATTATATATGCGTGGAGCTTTTCGCCGGCGTTTAG
- a CDS encoding HIT family protein, producing MLDCIFCQIIQGQLPCARIYEDDRVLSFLDINPVARGHALVVPKRHYSTLFHIPPEDLEACIVAAKRVGAAVFKGVGASGLNVLQNNYRAAGQLIDHFHLHLIPRHAHDGFFTAWPGKPYPTGELDRILRKILPEV from the coding sequence ATGTTGGATTGCATATTCTGCCAGATCATCCAGGGACAACTGCCCTGCGCGAGGATTTACGAAGACGATCGCGTGTTGAGCTTTCTCGACATCAACCCGGTCGCCCGCGGTCATGCGCTCGTCGTTCCCAAGCGGCACTACAGCACCCTCTTTCACATCCCTCCCGAAGACCTGGAAGCGTGCATCGTGGCTGCAAAAAGAGTCGGGGCCGCCGTTTTCAAGGGGGTTGGGGCCTCGGGGCTCAACGTGCTTCAGAACAACTACCGCGCCGCCGGACAGTTGATCGACCACTTTCATCTTCACCTCATTCCGCGGCACGCTCACGACGGTTTTTTCACTGCGTGGCCGGGCAAGCCCTATCCGACCGGCGAACTGGACAGGATCCTGCGAAAGATCCTGCCGGAGGTGTGA
- a CDS encoding flavodoxin family protein produces MLVLGIYGSPRPRGNTDLLLDAFLEGASSSHPEVRRLYVRNMRIHGCIECGKCDETGVCVQQDDMAGVYPLLEAASRIVIASPIFFYGVTAQLKLLIDRSQALYMKREIARREGGDASPDPSRRGFLLSAGATGGKRMFECAILTAKYFFDALGMTYAGELCYPRIEHKGDIGQHPTALDDCLRTGKSFTGG; encoded by the coding sequence ATGCTGGTGCTCGGCATTTACGGATCGCCCCGTCCCCGGGGCAACACGGATCTTCTGCTGGATGCGTTCCTGGAGGGCGCGTCTTCGTCGCACCCCGAAGTGCGGCGCCTTTACGTGCGCAATATGCGGATCCACGGCTGCATCGAATGCGGTAAATGCGACGAAACCGGGGTCTGCGTCCAGCAGGACGACATGGCAGGGGTGTATCCTCTTCTCGAAGCGGCATCCCGGATCGTCATCGCCTCCCCCATCTTCTTCTACGGCGTCACCGCCCAGCTCAAGCTGCTCATCGACCGCTCCCAGGCCCTTTACATGAAGCGTGAAATCGCCCGCCGCGAAGGCGGGGACGCCTCCCCCGATCCGTCCCGCAGGGGTTTCCTGCTGAGCGCCGGGGCCACCGGCGGCAAGCGGATGTTCGAATGCGCGATCCTCACCGCGAAATACTTTTTCGATGCCCTGGGCATGACCTATGCGGGCGAGCTCTGCTATCCCCGCATCGAACACAAGGGCGACATCGGGCAGCACCCAACCGCCCTGGACGACTGCCTGCGAACGGGCAAGAGCTTCACGGGCGGTTGA
- a CDS encoding dihydroorotate dehydrogenase, whose translation MAETTGTPAAAPDLSVRLGPLRLANPVLVASGTFGYGEEYADFLDPGRLGAVIVKGISLLPRPGNPPPRLVETPAGMINAIGLENVGVDRFIDVKLPLLRQRRATVIVNIFGNTVDEYAGLASKLDGEDGVAALEINISCPNVKQGGMVFGTDPATAAAVVGAVRARTALPLITKLTPNVTRIGEIARAAVDAGTDAISCINTVAAMAVDIFSRRPKLANVFGGLSGPAVKPIALRCTYEVLQAVKCPVIGVGGIGTATDALEFMLLGARAVQVGTANFVNPGVSVEILEGIERFLRFQGLDRIEDFIGTLDTECLFPFAEDACGVLDLS comes from the coding sequence ATGGCAGAAACTACAGGTACACCGGCCGCCGCCCCCGATCTTTCTGTCCGACTAGGGCCGCTGCGGCTGGCCAACCCGGTACTGGTGGCTTCGGGCACCTTCGGCTACGGCGAGGAATACGCGGACTTTCTCGACCCGGGCCGCCTCGGGGCCGTCATCGTCAAGGGCATATCCCTGTTGCCCCGCCCCGGCAACCCGCCTCCGCGGCTGGTCGAGACCCCCGCCGGGATGATCAATGCCATCGGGCTCGAAAACGTCGGCGTGGACCGCTTCATCGACGTCAAGCTCCCGCTGCTCCGCCAACGGCGGGCGACGGTCATCGTCAACATCTTCGGCAATACCGTGGATGAATATGCCGGGCTGGCCTCGAAACTGGACGGAGAGGACGGCGTCGCGGCGCTCGAGATCAACATCAGTTGCCCGAACGTGAAGCAGGGAGGCATGGTCTTCGGCACCGACCCGGCCACGGCCGCAGCCGTCGTCGGAGCGGTCCGCGCGCGCACCGCGCTCCCGCTCATCACCAAGCTGACGCCCAACGTCACGCGCATCGGCGAAATCGCGCGGGCCGCGGTCGACGCGGGCACCGACGCGATCTCGTGCATCAATACCGTCGCCGCCATGGCCGTGGACATCTTCTCGCGACGCCCGAAGCTCGCCAACGTTTTCGGCGGGCTCTCCGGCCCCGCCGTCAAACCCATCGCCCTGCGCTGCACCTATGAAGTGCTGCAGGCGGTGAAGTGCCCGGTGATCGGAGTGGGCGGGATCGGGACGGCGACGGACGCCCTGGAATTCATGCTGCTCGGGGCCAGAGCGGTTCAGGTTGGGACGGCCAATTTCGTGAACCCGGGAGTATCCGTGGAGATTCTCGAAGGGATCGAGCGATTCCTGCGTTTCCAGGGGCTGGACCGCATCGAGGACTTCATCGGCACGCTGGACACCGAATGCCTCTTTCCGTTCGCCGAGGATGCCTGCGGGGTCCTGGACCTTTCCTGA
- a CDS encoding dihydroorotate dehydrogenase electron transfer subunit, with the protein MPKFQENALILDHREVADRTWLMRLMSPKIALEARAGQFVMVRVRDGIDPLLRRPLSFHRTFPEEGCIELLYRVVGKGTLLLSKTVPGMNLDLLGPLGNGFDLPAPDARGPIALIAGGIGIAPLFDLMERIALSNPAFDPQQMNLFYGTRTVAELLALSYFGALGVRVHWSTDDGSFGHKGHVTRMFAQFAEDSAFRPESLYACGPLEMQFHVARWALAHDVPAQLSLESLMACGLGACLGCALPAASPDDPAADGYVHVCMDGPIFPAGAVQWQKLQVHRPPPPIFLSD; encoded by the coding sequence ATGCCCAAGTTTCAGGAAAACGCGCTCATCCTGGATCACCGGGAGGTGGCCGACCGCACCTGGCTGATGCGGCTCATGTCCCCGAAAATCGCCCTCGAGGCCCGCGCCGGCCAGTTCGTAATGGTCCGGGTCCGAGACGGAATCGATCCGTTGCTGCGGCGCCCGCTTTCGTTTCACCGGACTTTTCCCGAGGAAGGCTGCATCGAGCTGCTCTATCGGGTCGTGGGAAAAGGAACTCTGCTCCTGTCAAAGACCGTGCCGGGCATGAACCTCGATCTCCTCGGACCGCTCGGGAACGGCTTCGATCTCCCCGCCCCGGACGCCCGCGGACCGATCGCGCTCATCGCGGGGGGCATCGGCATCGCGCCGCTCTTCGATCTCATGGAACGCATCGCGCTTTCCAACCCCGCCTTCGATCCCCAACAGATGAACCTGTTTTACGGAACGCGGACCGTGGCGGAGCTCCTCGCCCTGTCGTACTTCGGAGCGCTGGGCGTTCGCGTCCACTGGAGCACCGACGACGGCAGCTTCGGCCACAAAGGGCACGTGACCCGGATGTTCGCCCAATTCGCCGAGGATTCGGCCTTCCGGCCCGAATCGCTCTACGCCTGCGGGCCGCTCGAAATGCAGTTTCACGTGGCCCGCTGGGCGCTGGCTCACGACGTCCCGGCGCAGCTTTCCCTGGAATCCCTGATGGCGTGCGGGCTGGGCGCCTGCCTCGGGTGCGCGCTCCCGGCCGCGTCCCCGGACGACCCCGCCGCCGACGGCTACGTTCACGTTTGCATGGATGGACCCATTTTTCCCGCAGGAGCCGTTCAATGGCAGAAACTACAGGTACACCGGCCGCCGCCCCCGATCTTTCTGTCCGACTAG
- a CDS encoding polyphenol oxidase family protein: MILQRSEGKPPYYRFDLLSRVPGLVHGVFTRHGGVSRPPYATLNVGWSNGDAREAVRENLDRVRDAVGVDVLVSGRQFHGDTIHLVDEEALARALASCRPRQETASAASPGNGAVSASAPERSRLRESDFPAVGTDASDSPAASAVLPPVLVMPPGDALVTTLRGVGLLIKVADCQSIFLVDPVRKAIANVHSGWRGSVCGIAGKTVRFMRDRFGSRPRDILATVGPSLGPCCGEFRNYRDELPESFHSFQVRPEYFDFWAITRRQLLDEGLRDEHVEAAGICTVCETGEFFSYRGERDTGRLAAVIGWKSDTED, from the coding sequence ATGATCCTGCAACGAAGCGAAGGGAAGCCTCCTTACTACCGATTCGACCTTCTCTCCCGGGTTCCCGGCCTGGTGCACGGAGTGTTCACCCGCCACGGCGGGGTGAGCCGCCCGCCCTATGCGACGCTCAACGTCGGCTGGAGCAACGGCGACGCACGCGAGGCCGTGCGCGAAAACCTGGACCGTGTTCGGGACGCCGTGGGCGTCGACGTCCTCGTATCCGGGCGGCAGTTTCACGGCGATACCATTCACCTGGTGGACGAGGAGGCGCTCGCGCGGGCGCTCGCATCGTGCCGGCCGCGGCAGGAAACGGCTTCCGCCGCTTCGCCCGGCAATGGAGCGGTTTCCGCGTCCGCACCCGAGCGATCCCGCCTCCGGGAATCGGATTTTCCGGCCGTCGGCACCGATGCCTCCGACTCGCCCGCGGCCTCCGCGGTTCTCCCGCCCGTGCTGGTCATGCCGCCCGGCGACGCCCTGGTCACGACGCTTCGAGGCGTCGGGCTCCTCATCAAGGTCGCGGACTGCCAGTCGATCTTCCTGGTCGACCCGGTACGCAAGGCCATCGCCAACGTCCATTCCGGGTGGCGCGGCAGCGTCTGCGGCATCGCCGGCAAGACGGTCCGGTTCATGCGCGACCGGTTCGGCTCCCGCCCGCGGGACATTCTGGCCACGGTCGGCCCGTCGCTCGGTCCCTGCTGCGGGGAATTTCGCAACTACCGGGATGAGCTCCCCGAATCCTTCCATTCCTTCCAGGTGCGCCCGGAATACTTCGACTTCTGGGCCATCACGCGCCGGCAGTTGCTGGACGAGGGACTGCGCGACGAACACGTGGAAGCGGCCGGAATCTGCACCGTGTGCGAGACCGGCGAATTCTTCTCCTACCGCGGCGAACGCGACACCGGCCGACTGGCCGCGGTCATCGGCTGGAAAAGCGACACGGAGGACTGA
- a CDS encoding FKBP-type peptidyl-prolyl cis-trans isomerase: MESVKECKMVTIEYRIRTITPAGETTETDPQTCSFVYGVDAQYPAVEAAIVDKKPGDRVKACVPPEQVFGVYDESLVRELPREDYKEERLKPGRMYRQIRKKCLVQFMVKELRDDVVVADFNDPRAGTCAEFDILIKDVREAKKNEMAPSCAKP; this comes from the coding sequence ATGGAATCAGTCAAGGAATGCAAGATGGTCACGATCGAATACCGGATCCGCACGATCACACCGGCCGGGGAAACCACCGAAACCGATCCGCAGACGTGCAGCTTCGTGTACGGCGTGGACGCTCAATACCCGGCGGTGGAGGCGGCCATCGTCGACAAAAAGCCGGGCGACCGCGTGAAGGCGTGCGTTCCGCCCGAGCAGGTGTTCGGCGTCTACGACGAGAGCCTGGTGCGGGAGCTTCCCAGGGAAGACTACAAGGAAGAGCGCCTCAAGCCGGGCAGGATGTACCGGCAGATCCGCAAGAAATGCCTGGTCCAGTTCATGGTGAAGGAACTGCGCGACGACGTCGTCGTGGCGGATTTCAACGACCCGAGGGCCGGCACGTGCGCCGAATTCGACATCCTGATCAAGGACGTGCGCGAAGCGAAGAAGAACGAAATGGCCCCTTCCTGCGCCAAGCCGTAG
- a CDS encoding BPTD_3080 family restriction endonuclease, with amino-acid sequence MDNRFFEKPILNSPYEYPSRHWELDEQGQPTQRIIEARRPAKFITPIPKPRKRKDGPAQQLRMVYDEGKGLSTQDQQYDPTSIIRRLRPLVDRWRSWPNPNDWQVTPETARLLQHWRHHRFNDIRPFFCQVEAVETVIWLTEVAPKRGKEGKFFLEHLANSNHDANPELLRLALKLATGAGKTTVMAMLIAWQTINAVRRPTSKNFTRGFLVVTPGLTIRDRLRVLQPNDPDSYYASRELVPNDMLADLERAKIIITNYHAFKLRERTELSKGGRSLLQGRGEPLDTLETEGQMLQRVMPGLMGTKHIMVLNDEAHHCYREKPGEDDEGELKGDDKSEAERNNEAARLWITGLEIVNRKLGATRIIDLSATPFFLRGSGYAEGTLFPWTMSDFSLMDAIECGIVKLPRVPVADNIPGGDMPKFRNLWEHIGKRMPRKGRGKSKALDPLSLPVELQTALEALYGHYEKTYALWKKEGIHVPPCFIVICNNTSTSKLVYDYISGFHRVNEDQTTTLENGRFELFRNFGEQGDQFARPHTLLIDSEQLESGDALDKNFRTMASDAIDRFRREIIERTGDRRQAENITDQELLREVMNTVGKEGRLGDSLRCVVSVSMLTEGWDANTVTHVLGVRAFGTQLLCEQVIGRALRRQSYDLNEEGLFNVEYADVLGIPFDFTAKPVVAPPQPPRETIQVKAVRPDRDHLEIRFPRVAGYRVELPEERLTAEFNEDSMLVLTPDLVGPSITKNQGIIGEDVDLNLKHLEDMRRSTLLFHVAKRLLYTKWRDPGEEPKLHLFGQLKRITRQWLDGFLVCKGDTYPALLIYQELADMACERITAGITRSLIGERPVKAVLDPYNPTGSTMHVNFNTSKKDRWETDARRCHVNWVILDSDWEAEFCRVAESHPRVKAYVKNHNLGLEVPYRYGSETRTYLPDFIVLVDDGHEDALHLVVEIKGYRREDAKDKKTTMETYWVPGVNNNGQYGRWAFAEFTEVWGMEADFKAKVEAEFHKMVESVTVSTKE; translated from the coding sequence ATGGACAATCGATTCTTCGAGAAGCCGATTCTCAACTCTCCGTACGAATACCCTTCGCGGCACTGGGAACTTGACGAGCAAGGTCAACCGACACAACGAATCATTGAAGCGCGCCGCCCGGCGAAATTCATCACGCCGATACCCAAGCCCAGGAAGCGCAAAGACGGTCCTGCACAACAGCTCAGGATGGTCTATGACGAGGGAAAGGGTCTCTCCACTCAAGACCAACAGTATGACCCCACTTCGATCATCAGGCGGCTTCGCCCTCTTGTAGACCGGTGGCGAAGCTGGCCCAACCCGAACGACTGGCAGGTCACCCCCGAAACCGCCCGCCTTCTTCAACACTGGCGGCATCACCGGTTCAACGACATCCGTCCGTTCTTTTGCCAGGTGGAGGCTGTGGAGACTGTCATCTGGCTCACCGAGGTCGCCCCTAAACGGGGTAAGGAAGGGAAATTTTTCCTTGAACACCTTGCCAACTCAAACCATGACGCTAACCCGGAACTCCTGCGCCTGGCACTGAAACTGGCCACCGGAGCGGGCAAAACCACCGTCATGGCCATGCTCATCGCCTGGCAGACCATCAACGCGGTCCGCCGGCCCACCAGCAAGAACTTTACTCGCGGCTTTCTGGTCGTCACTCCGGGCCTGACCATCCGGGACCGGCTACGCGTGCTCCAGCCCAACGATCCGGACAGCTACTACGCAAGCCGCGAGTTGGTGCCCAATGACATGCTCGCCGACCTCGAACGGGCAAAGATCATCATCACGAACTATCACGCCTTCAAACTGCGCGAACGCACGGAGCTTTCAAAAGGCGGCCGGTCCCTTCTCCAGGGACGGGGGGAGCCGCTGGACACCCTGGAAACCGAAGGGCAGATGCTGCAGCGCGTGATGCCCGGCCTCATGGGCACCAAGCACATCATGGTATTGAACGACGAAGCGCATCACTGCTACCGGGAAAAGCCCGGCGAAGACGATGAAGGCGAACTCAAGGGCGACGACAAGTCCGAAGCGGAAAGGAACAACGAAGCCGCGCGCCTTTGGATAACCGGCCTGGAAATCGTCAACCGCAAGCTCGGTGCGACGCGCATCATCGACCTTTCGGCGACGCCGTTCTTCCTTCGCGGTTCCGGTTACGCCGAGGGGACACTGTTCCCATGGACGATGAGCGATTTTTCCCTCATGGACGCCATCGAATGCGGGATCGTCAAACTGCCGCGCGTGCCGGTCGCGGACAACATTCCCGGCGGAGACATGCCCAAATTCCGCAACCTCTGGGAGCATATCGGAAAGCGGATGCCCAGGAAAGGCCGAGGCAAGTCCAAGGCCCTCGACCCGCTCAGCTTGCCGGTAGAGCTCCAAACGGCCCTGGAGGCCCTCTACGGGCACTACGAAAAGACCTATGCCCTGTGGAAGAAGGAGGGTATTCACGTTCCGCCCTGCTTCATCGTGATCTGCAACAACACCTCCACGTCCAAGCTGGTTTACGACTATATTTCGGGATTCCACCGGGTGAACGAGGACCAGACGACAACGCTGGAGAACGGACGATTTGAGCTGTTCCGGAATTTTGGCGAACAAGGCGATCAGTTCGCCCGGCCGCACACGCTGCTGATCGACAGCGAACAACTCGAATCCGGCGATGCGTTGGACAAGAATTTCCGCACCATGGCTTCCGACGCAATCGACCGTTTCCGCCGGGAAATCATCGAGCGCACCGGTGACCGCCGACAGGCCGAGAACATCACCGACCAGGAGTTGCTTCGGGAAGTCATGAACACCGTCGGCAAGGAAGGCCGGCTCGGGGACTCGCTCCGTTGCGTCGTATCGGTTTCCATGCTGACGGAAGGCTGGGACGCCAACACGGTCACGCACGTTCTGGGAGTACGCGCGTTCGGAACGCAGCTCCTGTGCGAGCAGGTCATCGGCCGGGCGTTGCGTCGGCAGTCATACGACCTCAATGAAGAAGGCCTTTTCAACGTCGAATATGCCGATGTTCTGGGAATTCCTTTCGACTTCACTGCAAAGCCGGTCGTCGCGCCCCCCCAGCCACCCCGCGAAACTATTCAGGTCAAGGCCGTCCGCCCCGACCGCGACCATCTCGAAATCCGGTTCCCGCGCGTCGCGGGCTACCGGGTCGAGCTGCCGGAAGAGCGGCTCACCGCCGAATTCAACGAAGACTCCATGCTGGTGCTCACCCCGGACCTCGTCGGACCGTCGATCACAAAGAATCAGGGGATCATCGGCGAGGATGTCGACCTCAACCTCAAGCACCTCGAAGACATGCGGCGCTCGACATTGCTGTTTCACGTTGCCAAACGGTTGCTCTACACCAAGTGGCGCGATCCGGGCGAAGAACCAAAGCTCCACCTGTTCGGACAGCTCAAGCGGATCACCAGGCAGTGGCTGGACGGTTTCCTGGTCTGCAAGGGCGACACCTACCCCGCCCTGCTCATCTACCAGGAGTTGGCCGACATGGCCTGCGAGCGCATCACCGCGGGGATCACCCGGTCTCTGATCGGCGAAAGGCCCGTCAAAGCCGTGCTCGATCCATACAACCCCACCGGCTCCACCATGCACGTGAATTTCAACACTTCCAAGAAGGACCGCTGGGAGACCGACGCCCGTCGATGTCATGTCAACTGGGTCATTCTCGACAGCGACTGGGAGGCCGAGTTCTGCCGCGTGGCCGAATCCCATCCACGGGTCAAGGCCTACGTCAAGAACCATAACCTCGGACTGGAGGTCCCGTATCGTTATGGTTCGGAGACCCGCACCTATCTGCCGGATTTCATCGTTTTGGTCGACGACGGTCACGAGGACGCCTTGCACCTGGTCGTCGAAATCAAGGGATACCGGCGGGAGGATGCCAAGGACAAGAAGACAACCATGGAAACCTATTGGGTGCCCGGGGTGAACAACAACGGCCAGTATGGCCGCTGGGCATTCGCCGAGTTCACTGAAGTCTGGGGTATGGAGGCCGATTTCAAAGCGAAGGTCGAAGCCGAGTTCCACAAGATGGTGGAATCCGTCACGGTTTCCACGAAAGAGTAA
- a CDS encoding site-specific DNA-methyltransferase produces MAKEPIRKSVETITHDHASRRNIPTAEYQSVMFKEEQTPIRVAYERRNRDLDPQLVWRGKDDRDWSDLVVQAPPLYIQEKLHPKVLIDDLVRQTEKQIVPGQPRQINLFADFNGLPSESARTEFYRHEANWSNRMILGDSLQVMASLVEREGLRGKVQCIYIDPPYGIKFNSNFQWSTTSRDVKDGNTEHITREPEQVRAFRDTWRDGIHSYLTYLRDRLTVARDLLADTGSIFVQIGDENVHRIRALMDEVFGEENFCSLIGYKKTTGAGSPAIGTDVLASVKDYIVWFARKKRDVKYRQLYFEKETGGIGAASYNRVQSPDGADVKALRSKENYERDYKGNGWHLVASDNLTSQTGVESTQRGVPFQGREFKPAKGGWKTNMQGLERLKRGSRLTIGGIALRYVRRLSDFAVAPINNDWGDTSTGSFTEEKIYAVQSGIKAVQRCLLMSTDPGDLVLDPTCGSGTTAYVAEQWGRRWITIDTSRVALALARARIMGARYSYYLLADSKDGQLKEAEVTQSAPSETPTHGNIRQGFVYERVPHITLKSIANNTEIDVVWEKFQETMEPLRDKLNKILGKKWEEWEIPRDADDKWTEEAGKLHAEWWRQRIARQKEIDASIAANADFEYLYDKPYEDKKKVRVSGPFTVESLSPHRVLTVDADDELIDGARKSQNGGVEENDFTRMILENLKAAGVQQAHKEDKIDFTSITPWPGHFVCAEGRYVEGDEASGTEKRAAIFIGPEFGTVSRPDLVAAAREAGDADFDALITCAFNYDAHSADFDKLGRIPVLKARMNADLHMADDLKNTGKGNLFVIFGEPDIDILDAENGQIRVKINGVDVFHPNTGEVRSDGAEGIACWFIDTDYNEESFFVRHAYFLRANDPYKSLKTTLRAEINEEAWESLRSDTSRPFDKPKSGRIAVKVINHLGDEVMKVFRV; encoded by the coding sequence ATGGCGAAAGAACCAATCAGGAAATCCGTTGAGACCATCACGCACGACCATGCGTCGCGCAGGAACATCCCTACGGCCGAGTATCAGTCGGTGATGTTCAAGGAAGAGCAGACACCGATTCGCGTCGCCTACGAGCGCCGCAACCGGGACCTCGACCCTCAGCTCGTCTGGCGAGGCAAGGACGACCGGGACTGGTCGGATTTGGTGGTCCAGGCCCCGCCGCTGTACATTCAGGAGAAGCTCCATCCCAAAGTACTGATCGACGACCTGGTCCGTCAGACAGAGAAACAGATAGTGCCCGGCCAACCGCGCCAGATCAACCTGTTTGCCGACTTCAACGGCCTGCCGAGCGAGAGCGCCCGGACCGAATTCTACCGGCACGAAGCCAATTGGTCCAATCGGATGATCCTTGGCGACAGCCTCCAGGTGATGGCTTCCCTGGTCGAGCGCGAAGGTCTGCGCGGAAAGGTGCAGTGCATCTACATCGACCCGCCGTACGGCATCAAGTTCAACTCCAATTTCCAGTGGTCGACGACCAGCCGCGACGTGAAGGACGGCAACACGGAACACATCACCCGCGAACCCGAGCAGGTGAGGGCCTTTCGGGATACGTGGCGGGATGGGATTCACTCTTATCTGACCTATCTGAGGGATAGGTTGACGGTGGCGAGGGATTTGCTCGCGGACACGGGTTCGATTTTCGTGCAAATCGGCGACGAGAATGTTCATCGCATCCGAGCGCTGATGGATGAGGTGTTTGGAGAAGAGAATTTTTGCAGTTTAATCGGGTACAAAAAAACGACAGGCGCGGGAAGCCCGGCAATCGGGACTGACGTCCTTGCTTCCGTCAAAGATTATATCGTTTGGTTTGCAAGAAAAAAGAGAGACGTCAAATACCGTCAACTGTACTTTGAGAAGGAAACTGGGGGTATTGGTGCCGCGTCCTACAACAGAGTTCAGAGTCCGGATGGTGCGGATGTAAAAGCACTGCGGTCAAAGGAGAATTACGAACGTGACTACAAAGGGAACGGTTGGCATCTGGTTGCATCGGATAACCTGACTTCTCAGACGGGCGTCGAAAGCACACAAAGGGGCGTACCATTTCAAGGGAGAGAATTCAAGCCTGCCAAGGGTGGATGGAAGACAAACATGCAGGGGCTTGAACGCCTCAAGCGTGGATCACGACTCACTATCGGGGGGATCGCTCTCCGTTATGTTCGGCGCCTTTCGGACTTCGCAGTGGCACCGATCAACAACGACTGGGGTGACACTAGTACAGGAAGTTTCACGGAAGAAAAGATTTATGCTGTCCAAAGTGGCATCAAGGCTGTTCAGCGCTGTCTATTGATGTCCACCGATCCCGGCGACCTTGTCCTCGACCCGACCTGCGGCTCGGGGACAACCGCTTATGTGGCCGAACAATGGGGCCGACGATGGATCACCATTGATACCTCCCGTGTGGCTCTTGCGCTGGCTCGCGCCCGCATCATGGGGGCACGCTATTCCTATTACCTGCTGGCCGATAGTAAAGACGGACAACTCAAAGAAGCCGAGGTCACACAATCGGCTCCTTCCGAAACACCAACTCATGGGAATATCCGGCAGGGATTCGTCTACGAGCGCGTGCCGCACATCACTCTCAAATCCATTGCCAACAACACTGAAATCGACGTGGTCTGGGAGAAGTTCCAGGAGACGATGGAACCACTCCGCGACAAGCTCAACAAGATCCTTGGCAAGAAATGGGAGGAATGGGAAATTCCGCGAGATGCTGACGACAAATGGACGGAGGAAGCAGGAAAGCTCCATGCGGAATGGTGGAGGCAGCGCATCGCCCGACAGAAGGAAATCGACGCGTCCATCGCAGCCAATGCCGACTTCGAATATCTTTACGACAAGCCGTACGAAGACAAAAAGAAGGTTCGCGTCTCGGGCCCGTTCACGGTTGAAAGTCTTTCCCCCCATCGGGTGCTGACCGTCGACGCAGACGACGAACTGATCGACGGCGCCCGAAAATCGCAGAACGGCGGCGTCGAGGAAAACGATTTCACGCGCATGATCCTCGAAAACCTCAAGGCCGCCGGAGTGCAGCAGGCCCACAAGGAAGACAAGATCGACTTCACGTCCATCACGCCCTGGCCGGGTCACTTCGTCTGCGCCGAAGGGCGGTACGTCGAAGGCGACGAAGCGTCCGGAACGGAAAAGCGGGCCGCGATATTCATCGGCCCGGAGTTCGGCACCGTCTCCCGTCCGGACCTTGTGGCCGCCGCCCGCGAGGCGGGCGACGCCGACTTCGATGCGCTCATCACGTGCGCCTTCAACTACGATGCCCATTCGGCGGATTTCGACAAACTCGGCCGCATCCCGGTGCTCAAGGCGAGGATGAACGCCGACCTGCACATGGCCGACGATCTCAAGAACACCGGCAAGGGCAACCTGTTCGTCATCTTCGGCGAGCCGGACATCGACATTCTCGACGCGGAAAACGGACAAATTCGCGTGAAGATCAACGGAGTGGACGTGTTCCATCCCAACACCGGCGAAGTCCGCAGCGACGGCGCCGAGGGCATCGCCTGCTGGTTCATCGACACCGATTACAACGAGGAGAGCTTCTTCGTCCGCCACGCCTATTTCCTTAGAGCGAACGATCCGTACAAGTCGCTCAAGACGACCCTCAGGGCCGAAATCAATGAAGAGGCCTGGGAGTCGCTCCGCAGCGACACCTCGCGCCCGTTCGACAAACCCAAGTCCGGCCGCATCGCAGTGAAAGTAATCAACCATCTCGGCGACGAGGTGATGAAGGTATTTCGGGTATGA